In the Dolichospermum flos-aquae CCAP 1403/13F genome, TGAGTAACCGACGGCGCAAAGTATCCGTAGCTTTGAGTAATTTTTCTTCCCGTGCCGTGCGTTTTTCCGCGACACATTGCTGAGTTTCTCGATAAGCTTCTGGTTCTAAATATTTAAATGCTAAATCTTCTAATTCCCATTTAATTTGCCAAATCCCTAAGCGATTCGCCAAAGGTGCGAAAATATCTCGTGTTTCCTGGGCGCTGCGTTGACGACTAGCTTCGGACATATATTGAAGGGTTCGCATATTATGCAAACGGTCTGCCAGTTTTACCACAATTACGCGAATATCTTGCGCCATAGCCAAAAACATTCGCCGGAAATTTTCCGCTTGACTTTCGGTTTTGCTAGTAAAATTTATTTTCGACAGTTTGGTAACACCTTCTACCAATAGCCGCACTTCTGCTCCAAACCGGGCTTCTATATCTTCACTTGTAACTTCTGTATCTTCGACTACATCATGAAGTAAGCCGGCTGCTATCATAGCCGGACTACCACCTAATTCACGGAGTATTTCCGCTACAGCAACAGGATGGGCAATATACGGTTCTCCTGATTTCCGAATTTGACCCCCATGCAGTTCATATGCAAACTGAAAAGCCCGACAAATTAAGGCATTACCGTTATACGTTCGGTCTTCTTCCTCCGTAAGTATCGGTGCTGGTGGTGCAATTAAACATTTGTTAAGCCAATCTGGGAGAATGACATCAACAGGGGGTTTGACAGCTACACTACTCATAAAATAAAAAGGTAATTGGTGGATAGGTTAAGAGAAAAGCAAAATTGACAGCACGCCTATAAAATAGATGCTGTTGCCTGGAGGCTTAGAGATGATGCGCTAATTGTTTGTAATCATCATCCATTGCAGGTTTTGTTCAAACATAATAAAAAACCTATTGACGGCAAATCAAGCCTCAAAGTAAGATTTGAGACTTGTGGTTTTGAACAGGAAGAAGGGAAAGTTTGGGGATATAAGAAAATTTTCTTGACATTAATACTATCTTAACTAGCAACAGATGTCTTTTAATTGTGATAAATATCAGGAATTGGCAACATTTCTAGATGAGTTTCGAGCTAATGTAACGGCAGGTAAACTTAATTTACAGAAATTAAAGCAGAATGTAGCCCAGTTGCAGGAATTTTTTGTGCAGCAAATTGTCCCGTTGGTTGATGCTAATTCGCGGGAGCAATCCTATAAAACGGAAATAAATAAGCAGTTACGACTCTTGGAAGTAGATATGATGTTTCTCCAAGGGGCAAAGCAATTAACAACATTACAAGCTAGGTTGAAAACTATTGAGGAGCGTATTGATACTCTGATTGGGTATTGTCAAGCTATTACCCAGCCTACGGAAGCGCAGGAATCAAAGTAGGAATTTGTTTCGCGCCATTAGTTACCTTATTTGTTTGGCTTCCACACCCGCCCAGAAATGAATTTCCGGGCTAATAGCTAAAGTTTACTAAAGTAAACTGAGGATTTAGACAATTCTTAGTCATCTTCAGATGACTTTTGCTATTAGACTGGGAATTAATTCCCAGGCGGGCTATGGGTTTTACGTTAAGTTGACACCAATGGTCTCACGCAGAGACGCTCCAGGCGCAAAGGAAGAGTTTTAGAGATGGAATTTTTGCCTCTTGATGGGGAATAATGAAATTATATACCTTGTCACAGTAGAGCAAATTTAAACCAATATGGACTGGACAACACCACTCAAGGCACAACAGACTGATTTTATTCAAAGACTTAAATCTGCTAAATTACTCCGTTGTGACGAAAAAGGCCAGCATAGTGAATTAACTGTCATTTCTGGTCAAAGATTAGACCAATTACGGGATTTTTGCTGGGACATGGTAAAAAAGTATAAACCAACCGACCCAAAAAATTACTTTATTAACAATATGAAGGGGAAGTTAGGTGAGGAAGTTGTTAAATCCCGTTTAGCTGATTTTGTCACGGAAGTTGACTATGAAAAGCGCGTTGGTGGTGATGGAAAAGTTGATTTTACCTTAACTTCTGACTCATCAATTGGTATTCAGGTTAAAGCCCGTAATGGCAATTTTGATAAAATTCAATGGTCAATTAGTCGAGAAGAAATTGAAAAAAATGCTGTTCTAGTTTGTATTTTAATTCAAGAGGAAGTTAGCGAAGCTCAGGCTGAATACAATCTGATTTTGGCGGGATTTTTACCAACAAATATGATTAAATTCGCTACTAGTAAAGCCTTGGTGGGAATAGATGAATTGCTTTATTCTGGAGGTTTACGCAGCTATTTAGAAAGTTTGACATCTTCTGAAGCTGACGAATATATGCGCTTGGGTTATGAGTGTCTTAAAAAAGAAGATTATCAAGATGCTTTTGGTTATTATACTCAAGTATTGCAACTGAAACCAAATAATGAAGATGCTTACTTCAACCGAGGAATTGTCCGTTCTGCTTTAGGAGATAAGCAGGGTGCAATTGATGATTACACTCAGGCTATCAATATTGATCCTAACTATGTAAATGCTTACTTAAACCGAGGTCTCGCCCATTATTATTTAGGAGATAATCAGGGTGCAATTGATGATTACACTCAGGCTATCAATATTGATCCTAACTATTTCAAAGCTTACTTAAACCGAGGAGTTATCCGTGATGATTTAGGAGATAAGCAGGGTGCAATTGAGGATTACACTCAGGCTATCAATATTGATCCCAATTATGTAAATGCTTACTTCAACCGAGGAATTGCCCGTTATCATTTAGGGGATAAGCAGGGTGCAATTGATGATTACACTGAGGCTATCAATATTGATCCCAATTATGTAAATGCTTACTTCAACCGAGGAGTTGCCCGTTTTGATTTAGGAGATAAGCAGGGTGAAATTGAGGATTACACTCAGGCTATCAAGATTGATCCTAACTTTGCCTTAGCTTACTTCAACCGAGGAAATGCCCATTCTGAATTAGGAGATAAGCAGGCTGCAATTAAAGATTTTCAAACAGCCGCAAATATATATAAAAAAGAAGGTAAAGAAACAGACTATCAAGATACTATAGAAAAAATCAGAAACATGACCAAATAATGAATATAAGTTAAGCAGGTAAAAAAGATCCCCGACTTCTTAATTAAATTTTTTGTAAATAATAAAGATCATTCAAAAAAGTCGGGGATCTAAATCCGTCGGTTTCATTTTCTTCTCTCTTCCTTCGCGCCTCTGCGCCTCTGCGTGAGCCAAAAATATTTAACTGACTCACCAAAGATAGAACTAACTACTTAATAAGTATATAAAACTTAACAAAAAAACTACCAAAGTAACCAGAAAATGGTAAATTAATTTCAGTTGTAACTATTCTGAATCCTGTTTATATGTTTACTCGAATCCGTCGGCTTTCAAATCGGTTTTTTAATAACTCTCGAACCGTCAACAACGAACCACTAAATAAAGTGAGTTTGATTGTCATTATTTTAGTTGATATTTTTATTTTAATTAATGTTTTTACGGGTTTAAATAATATTAGTGAATGGCATCTTAGTCCAACTCAAGCTTATCCATGTTATTCAGAATGGAATAGTTATAAAACACAAACTACGAAAAATAAAGATTATGAATTTCTGCGAAGTTCATTACCTTATGGTAACAATCAGCAAAGAATCCGGCAAACATATCAAGACGCGGAAATTGGACATTTAGGCAAAGTTTCGCCAATATGTTTGAACTACGGTGAATCTAAAGATAAACTGAATAATCCGCAAAATCAGAAAATTCTCACCACGATAAATCAGACGCAAGATAAAATTAGTCGTCTTGAACAAGCAAATGCTACTATTCGTCAGCAATATGATTCAACCTTATTAGAAAAAATTGCTGGTCAGTCTTCAGGTAATTCCATTAATCAGGTTCGGGCAGAAAAAGCCAAACAGGAATTAACACAAAATAGCCAGAAGATTTCTACCTTAAAACAGGAAATTGCTAATCTGCAAAATCAACTGCTGACAAAACCTGAAAGTATTAATTTTCTGTCTTTTATCAAAGATGAAACTAAATTTAATGAAGTTACCAAAGGTTATAAAGACGCATCATTTTGGTATCCCAGCATTCAATTAGTATTTCAGGCTATCTTTTTACTCCCGTTAATTCTTATTGCCTTATTAGTTAATAACTTCAGCCAACGCAGAGGCTATGGATTAATAGCATTAATTAGCTGGCATTTGCTAGTTATATTTATCATTCCCCTAATTCTAAAAGTATTTGAATTTCTGCAAGTTGGTGCAATATTCCAATTCTTCTTTAATATCATTAGTTTCTTCTTTGGTGGTTTAGTTTTCCTCATTAGTTACGCTTATATTTTGCTAATTCCCTTAGTTGGTTTTGGCATGATTAAATTCTTCCAAACCGTTGTCTTTAATCCCAAACTTCAAGCAGTTAACAGAATCCAAAAATCACGCTGTATTCGGTGTGCTAAAAAAATTCGTCCTCAAGATAGCCACTGTCCCCACTGTGGTTATTATCAATATGTTGAATGCCATAACTGTCATAACTTGACTTATAAAGAATTACCTTATTGTCATCATTGTGGTGCTGATCAAAATTCTGATACCGCAGGACAAAATTAACAATTCAAGAAACTTAGCAAAATTAAACTTATCAACATATTTTTACGCCTATTGATTAGATATTATTGAATTATTGACTTTAAATCTAGGCAGACAATTTATGTCATCAATTACCAATGTCACCGAAGCCACATTTAAGCAAGAAGTATTAGAAAGTACAACTCCTGTTTTAGTTGATTTTTGGGCCCCTTGGTGTGGTCCTTGTAAAATGCTGACTCCTGTAGTGGAAGAAGTAGCTGCGGAATACGAAGGACAGATAAAAGTAGTAAAACTAAATACTGATCAAAATCCCACCGTTGCTAGTCATTACGGAATTCGCAGTATTCCTACATTGATGGTGTTTAAAGGGGGACGACAAGTCAAAACAGTTGTTGGTGCTGTTCCTAAAATTACATTATCTGCTACCTTAGACAAGTATATTGCTGCAAAATCATAGTTAAAAACACTGGGAATTTCTGTAATAAATCTGCCTACGAAGGATTAAAACTCCGTATTTACCTCCTCCGTGCCTCCGCGCCTCTGCGTGAGAAAAAAAATTAATCAATAACCAACGAACTGCGTACAAAAAAGCGTTACCCTAAGCGGATAGGATAAAACAGAGGAGAATAGCGTGACTGCAAACACCCAAATCCCAGCATTAGACGTACCCAGCGCCATAGTACAACGTCGTTCCATCAAAACCTTCAAACCAGACCCCATCTCCCCAGAATTGCTCAAGCAACTGGTAGAATTAACCGTAGCTGCACCCAGTAGTTTTAACGTCCAATCGTGGAGAATCGTTTTAGTTGAAGACGAAGCTCAAAAAGCAGCGTTATGTGCTGCTTCTTGGAATCAAAAGCAAATTATCCAAGCGCCTGTTACCTTTGTTTTTGCTGCTGACGCTGCTGCGGGAGAAAAAGATATCACACCCATTTTAGAGCAAGGTGCAGCCACTGGGGCTTGGAATGAGGGGACAGTTAATTACTTTAGAGGTGCAATTCCCCAATTTCAAGAAAAGTTAGGAGACAAGCGCCGGGAATACGCCATTAAAGATGCCATGATAGCTGCTACAAATTTAGTGTTAGCAGCGGAAAGTTTGGGTTTATCCACCTGCTTTATGAATGGTTGGATTGAGGAACAGGTAAAAGCTATTATTGGGGCTGAGAATGATCCTGATATCGCTATTGCTGTTTTAGTACCTGTAGGTTATGCGGCTGAACCCCGGTTAAATCCCGGTCGTTTACCATTGTCGGTTAATGTTTCTGTGGATAGACTCGATAACCCCTATCAAGGTTAATTAGGGATTTGGGGATTTGGTGGGTATGAATGCAGATATCAGGTAAGTGAAATATATTTTTGTTTCGCGCAGAGGCGCTAAGGAGCAAAGACGCAAAGAAAAAATGTTGCACAGAATCATGAAATTCATTAATTCATCCGTCTTTATCTGCGTTTATCTGCGTTTATCTGCGTTCAATTATTCTTAAAATATTATTCTATCCAGCTTCATTTTCATCCTACCTACTATAAAAGTTATATATTTCGGTTTTTTAAATCACAAAGTGATAATTTTTTATTGTACATCAATAAACATAAAAATATTTGGTTTTGATTTAAAAATATTGTAATAGAGCCAAGATTAAAATCTGCTTTTGGCTCTGTAGATTAATTCTAGAAGTTCTGCTTTTAGTTTTTTTGACAATTCATAAAAATTTACGTCTAGTAAATTCAACTTCTCACAGTGATTTAGTTTAGCTACATCCATAATTACTGTTGTGACTATGAAGAAATCACTTGACGGTTATACATTGCAGCAAACTCACACCAGATTTATCAAATAATTTTTTGGTATCAGTGAGTGAGTATCTAGCAATTATTTAAGTTTGGCTAAGGAGTAGTAAATCAGTCTAGGAGAATTTAATGCTGGATTTTTTCACTTCATTGAATGAGCATAATTTACCATATCCAGATCCTTTACATCCTATCGTGGTTCACTTTGTAATTGCGATGGTGCTATTTTCTGTTTTTTGTGATTTCGCTGGTTATGTAACTGGTAAAACTACTTTGTTTGAGGTGAGTTGGTGGAATATGTGTATTGCCACTGTAGCTATTTTTGTGGCAATTATTTTTGGTCAATTTGAGGCTGGTTTAGCAAAACCCTACGAACTCGCTAAATCAGTTTTAAATATTCATACTCTCATCGGTTGGTCACTTTCAGGTATTATTGCCGCTATTACTGCTTGGCGTTATGTTTTGCGGAGTCGTGATCCGAAAAAACTCCCTTTTCATTATATAGCTGTGGCAGTTTTATTAACAGCCTTGGTTGGTTTTCAAGTATATCTTGGTGATGAACTGGTATGGGTGTATGGCTTACATACCGTACCTGTTGTGGAAGCGGTAAAGGATGGAATCTTGCCATGAACTCAGAATTATTAGACCAAATTAGTCACCAAATGGGTGCAAATGGTTTACCTTATGCCATTCCGATTCATCCTAATTTGGTACACCTCACATTAGGTTTATTCATCATTGCCATTATCTTTGATATTTTAGGTGTGTTCTTCCCTTTGGAAAAATGGCTATTCAATTTTTTGGGAATTAAGGTTGAACGTTCTCAATTATTTGATGTCGGTTGGTACAACATTTTTGCTGCATCTGTGATTACATTTTTCACAGTTGGTGCAGGTTTTTATGAAATGTTATTAGCAGCCCCACCAGCAGATATCAAAAGTCCCTGGGGAATGCTGGCAATGCCCACAATGATGTGGCACGGTGTGGGTGGTGTATTACTACTGGCTCTCATGGTGGGTATGACCTTTTGGAGAGGTTGGCAACGTTACGTTATCGGCAAATATGAAGAGAGAGAAGTGCAAATTTCTTATCTGGTTGTCGGTGTAATTATTATGTTGCTGATGTATTTTCATGGAACATTAGGAGCGCACTTAGCCGCAGATTTTGGTGTTCACAATACAGCCGATAAATTACTACGAGCAGGACAAGACATCAATCAGATATTTGGTAATAGGTAATGGGTAATTGGTGATTGGTAATTGGTAATTGGTAATTGGTGATTGGTGATTGGTGTAAAAATTCTTGTCTAACAATTCACAACTGACCATTAACAAATGACCACTGACCACTGACCACTGACAACTAACAACTGACCATTATGAAAATTCGGCACTTTCTCAACTTTTTGACCATTGTTACTGGGGCAGTTGCGGTAACTCTTACTAGTCTCTGGATTGGTAAACAGGCTTATTCTTGGCTTCCTCCCCAAGGGGCTGCTGAATCTCATCTGATTGATGATTTATTTAGCTTTTTGGTAACATTAGGATCTTTAATTTTCCTGGGAGTAACTGCTACTCTTTTCTATTCTATTTGTTTCCATCGGGCAAAAGCTACAGATTTAGGTGATGGGCCTCACATTGAAGGTAATGTAACTTTAGAAGTAATTTGGACAGCAATCCCAATTATGTTGGTGTTGTGGATTGCGGGTTATAGTTACCAAGTTTACGAAGAAATGGGTATCCAGGGACCATCTCACCAGATCCACTTACATAATCCGATGAAGATGGAAACTGCTGAAGCTGCGCCAGATGAGGCTTCAGAAGCCGCAGTAGCTGAGGATATAGAACATATTGATGTATCCGCTAAACAGTGGGCTTGGGTGTTTCATTACCCCCAAAGCAATGTTACCAGTACAGAATTGCATTTACCGAGCGATCGCCGTGTTCGTCTAAATCTGCATTCGGAAGATGTACTTCACGGCTTTTTTATCCCCGCTTTCCGTCTCAAACAAGACATTATTCCTGGTAACGACCTGGACTTTGAATTTACTCCCATTCGCCCCGGTGCGTATGATTTAACCGACTCTCAGTATAGCGGTACATACTTTGCCACCATGCGAGCCAAGGTCATTGTGGAATCACCTAGCAACTATCAGCAGTGGTTAAGCAAAGCTGCCAGTCAAACACCCAGCCCAGCCCCTAACCAAGCGGCTTCTGAATATGCCCTCAAAGTAGAAAACGGCATTGATAGCGGTTGGAAAACCGTTGAACCTGCTGCACCACCATTAGTCAATTTTCCCGGTTAATCAACTTTTTGCTTTTAGATTTAGCCATCAAAAATCTAAAATTGGCAATCCAAAATCCAAAATCTAAAATCTAAAATCGAATGACTAACATCCCCATTCATGTTGCTGGTGAATCACATCACCACGAACCGCCCCAAACTTGGAGAACATACTTCAGCTTTAGTACCGACCATAAAGTTATCGGTATCCAATACCTCGTTACTTCCTTTATCTTCTTTCTCGTTGGCGGTATCTTCGCCATGATTCTGCGGGGAGAACTCATCACCCCTGAAGCTGATTTAATAGACCGCACAGTCTACAACGGAATGTTCACCATGCACGGAACAGTCATGCTGTTTCTGTGGACATTTCCCTCTCTCGTTGGTATGGCTAATTACCTCGTTCCCTTGATGATTGGGGCGCGAGATATGGCATTCCCCCGCTTGAACGCTGTCGCTTTTTGGATGGTTCCCGTGGTGGGAATTCTCCTCATGGCCAGCTTCTTCGTTCCTGGTGGACCTGCTCAATCTGGTTGGTGGGCATATCCCCCCGTCAGTACCCAAAACCCCACGGGAAACTTGATTAACGGTCAAGTTCTGTGGTTATTAGCGGTGGCTATTTCCGGTGTCTCTTCCATTATGGGTGCGGTGAATTTTGTCACCACCATTGTGAAAATGCGAGCGCCGGGAATGGGTTTCTTTAGAATGCCTCTCTTTGTTTGGGCAGTATTCAGCGCCCAAATTATCCAATTATTTGGACTGCCAGCTTTAACCGCCGGGGCGGTCATGCTACTTCTTGATATTACAGTGGGAACTGCCTTTTTTGATCCTACTAAAGGCGGAAATCCGGTGATGTTCCAGCATTATTTCTGGTTCTATTCTCACCCTGCGGTATATGTCATCATTTTGCCTATCTTCGGGATTTTCTCGGAAATCTTTCCCGTTTATTCCCGCAAACCTTTATTTGGTTATAAAGTCGTTGCCATTTCTTCGATGTTAATCGCTGTAGTTAGCGGCATTGTTTGGGTACACCATATGTATGTGAGTGGTACTCCTGGTTGGCTACGGTTATTTTTCATGGTGACAACCATGTTTGTATCTATTCCCACAGGGATTAAGGTATTTGCTTGGGTGGCAACTATTTGGGGTGGGAAAATTCGCTTAACTACACCCATGTTATTTGCTTTGGGTGGTTTGGTAATGTTTGTATTTGCTGGGATTACAGGAATTATGCTTTCTTCTGTTCCAGTGGATGTTCATGTTAACAATACCTATTTTGTTGTTGGTCATTTCCATTATGTTCTCTATGGAACTGTAACTATGGGAATGTATGCAGCTATCTATCATTGGTTTCCCAAAATGACGGGCAGAATGTTCCACGAAGGTTGGGGCAAAATCCATTTTTGGTTAGCATTTATCGGCACAAATTTAAATTTCTTACCCATGCACCCCTTAGGTTTGCAAGGAATGTTACGCCGCGCTGCTTCTTATGCACCTGAATTAGTTGGTTGGAATATTGTTGCTAGTTTGGGTTCTTTTCTGTTAGGAATGTCTACTCTTCCTTTCATCTTCAATATGTTGATTTCTTGGATGGATGGAGAAAAAGCTTCTGCTAATCCTTGGAGAGCAATTGGTTTGGAATGGACTGTTTCTTCTCCTCCTCCTGTTGAGAATTTTGAGGAAATTCCGATTGTCACTTGCGAACCTTATGGTTATGGTAAGTCTGAATTAATTGCATCTTCTGAACATGAGTAATTTGAGAATTTAGGGATTACAGAGATTTTTATCTATCTTTGCGCCTTTGCTCCTTTGTAACTTTGCGCGAAATAAATTTTTCTGTAAACCATTCCCTATTTTCTTATTTTTCTAATCTCCTATTTCTTCATTAAAATCATGGATAGTTCTATTTCTTCAGAAGAGTTACAGTCTCACCACAGTCATGAACACGAACATGATGAAGAAGGCAATAAAATGTTTGGTTTTATTGTTTTTCTGTTATCGGAAAGTGTCATTTTCTTGAGTTTCTTTGCTGGCTATATTATCTACAAAACTTCTGCTGTAAATTGGTTGCCGGCTGGTGTTTCTGGTTTGGAAATAAAAGAACCTAGCATTAATACTGTGGTTTTAGTTGCTAGTAGTTTTGTGATTTATTTTGCAGAAAAAGCTCTGGAAAGACATGATTTAAGGACTTATCGGCTGTTGTTATTTTTAACAATGGCTATGGGTGGTTATTTCCTCTATGGCCAAGCGGTGGAATGGAGTCAACTTGAATTTGGCTTTACTTCTGGTACTTTCGGAGGAATGTTTTATCTATTAACTGGTTTTCACGGTTTGCACGTTTTTACGGGTATTCTGTTACAGTTAATTGTCTTGTTGCGTTCTTTCATTCCTGGTAACTTTGATAATGGCCATTTTGGGATAAATGCCACTTCTTTGTTTTGGCACTTTGTTGATGTTATCTGGATTGTTTTGTTTCTACTTATCTACCTTTGGCAGTAAGGATATTTTAGTAGCAAAAAAATCAATAAATTATGTAGGGGTAAAGCAAGAGCTTCATTGGTGTCAAATTAACGGTACAGCCCCCCAAATTTGTTCTCTGATTTGTTGTGTTTCTCGATGTCGTTTCCTGATAGCTTTGACTAAACCAAATAATTTTGCTCGTTGGACTAAATAGGTGACGATATCGGGATTCTCACCCCTTTCTACGGATTTAGCTACATAATATAAGTAGGTGAACACAATAAAACCAATCTGTGTAAAGAAAAGTAAAATCGCTCAAACCCTATTCACTCTTGCCTCTGGTACTGAGCGAAGTCGAAGTATTGCCTCTTGCCTAGTGCCATAACGACGATTTACAATGCTAACCTACTTAGACTTCTAAAAACCATTTCTACTGATATTTTTTCTTTTGGCTGACCTAAAGCAACCCCTACACACCTGCTAAACCCCTACACATCTGGATATTTAACTAAATATCTGGGCGCTTTGACACTCTCAGGGAAGACAGCCACTGAGATTCTACTGACAGAATTAAATTAAGAGTTTAGCTCAATCTAATCTCGCTGCGACCGTCAAACGCCGCCTAAACGCTCAAAACAACTGCCAATCAAGGTGTCGAAATTGCGCTTACTTTTATGGTTTTCAGTGTTTTTAGAATCCATCACTAAGCCAAGACGCGGTACGCTCCACAACCTGCCATTACTCGCTCTTTCAAGTCAATACTGCCGTTAGGACTTAAACCTAACCGTTGCTTCATAGGAGCCGGAATTTCTCCGTACTAGGATGCTTCAACACGTAGATGTTTTTTGTTCTTACTCACAATTTAATTCTAACATACCACAGGGATTAAAATCCCTCGTGCCGTTTCCCTCTCAGGTCTAAAGACGCGCTCGTTTCCCACTTACCGCGAGGTCTTATGAATTATGAAGGTTAATCTTGCCAATGACTAATCTCCAAAACCAGTTAGGATCAAGGAAATCGGAATTTGGAGAGAAGTGTTTATGAATCTGGTTGTACTCCAGAACTGGCTAGATAATGCCTCTTTTGCTGTCTTATTCTGTACGATGTTGGTTTATTGGGTGGGGGCGGCTTTTCCGAGTTTATCGGTGACAGCGGCTTTGGGAACAGCCGGTATGGCGATCGCTAATTTGTGTATGGCGACTTTATTAGGGGCAAGATGGATCGAAGCGGGTTATTTTCCCCTGAGTAATCTCTACGAGTCTTTATTTTTCCTGACTTGGGGAATTACCGCTGTCCATTTAATTGCCGAAAATAGTAGTCGTAGCCGGTTGGTGGGTGTTGTGACTGCACCTGTGGCGATGTGCATTGCTGCTTTTGCTACTCTAACTTTACCATCAAATATGCAGGTATCAGAGCCTTTAGTTCCGGCTTTGAAATCTAATTGGCTGATGATGCACGTCAGTGTCATGATGTTGAGTTATTCCGCTTTGATGGTGGGTGCATTGTTAGCGATCGCATTTTTAATTGTTACTCGCGGCCAAAATATCCAATTACAAGGTAGTTCCTTTGGTAATGGCGGTTATCGGAGTAATGGCTATAAACTACTTAAAGCTGGTGAGTTAGTTACATCTACACCCTCTGCGGAAACTAATGGCTTTTCTCGCGTTGAAAGTAATAACAACGGAACTGGAACTGCGGTTTTGGATTTAGTCACAACCACTCCTATTCAAACCACTGAAATTCTTTCACCTCAACGCCTCAACTTAGCTGAAACCCTCGATAATATCAGCTATCGCATCATTGGTTTG is a window encoding:
- the patD gene encoding heterocyst frequency control protein PatD; this encodes MSFNCDKYQELATFLDEFRANVTAGKLNLQKLKQNVAQLQEFFVQQIVPLVDANSREQSYKTEINKQLRLLEVDMMFLQGAKQLTTLQARLKTIEERIDTLIGYCQAITQPTEAQESK
- a CDS encoding tetratricopeptide repeat protein codes for the protein MDWTTPLKAQQTDFIQRLKSAKLLRCDEKGQHSELTVISGQRLDQLRDFCWDMVKKYKPTDPKNYFINNMKGKLGEEVVKSRLADFVTEVDYEKRVGGDGKVDFTLTSDSSIGIQVKARNGNFDKIQWSISREEIEKNAVLVCILIQEEVSEAQAEYNLILAGFLPTNMIKFATSKALVGIDELLYSGGLRSYLESLTSSEADEYMRLGYECLKKEDYQDAFGYYTQVLQLKPNNEDAYFNRGIVRSALGDKQGAIDDYTQAINIDPNYVNAYLNRGLAHYYLGDNQGAIDDYTQAINIDPNYFKAYLNRGVIRDDLGDKQGAIEDYTQAINIDPNYVNAYFNRGIARYHLGDKQGAIDDYTEAINIDPNYVNAYFNRGVARFDLGDKQGEIEDYTQAIKIDPNFALAYFNRGNAHSELGDKQAAIKDFQTAANIYKKEGKETDYQDTIEKIRNMTK
- the trxA gene encoding thioredoxin — translated: MSSITNVTEATFKQEVLESTTPVLVDFWAPWCGPCKMLTPVVEEVAAEYEGQIKVVKLNTDQNPTVASHYGIRSIPTLMVFKGGRQVKTVVGAVPKITLSATLDKYIAAKS
- a CDS encoding nitroreductase family protein codes for the protein MTANTQIPALDVPSAIVQRRSIKTFKPDPISPELLKQLVELTVAAPSSFNVQSWRIVLVEDEAQKAALCAASWNQKQIIQAPVTFVFAADAAAGEKDITPILEQGAATGAWNEGTVNYFRGAIPQFQEKLGDKRREYAIKDAMIAATNLVLAAESLGLSTCFMNGWIEEQVKAIIGAENDPDIAIAVLVPVGYAAEPRLNPGRLPLSVNVSVDRLDNPYQG
- a CDS encoding DUF2231 domain-containing protein, with product MLDFFTSLNEHNLPYPDPLHPIVVHFVIAMVLFSVFCDFAGYVTGKTTLFEVSWWNMCIATVAIFVAIIFGQFEAGLAKPYELAKSVLNIHTLIGWSLSGIIAAITAWRYVLRSRDPKKLPFHYIAVAVLLTALVGFQVYLGDELVWVYGLHTVPVVEAVKDGILP
- a CDS encoding DUF2231 domain-containing protein, encoding MNSELLDQISHQMGANGLPYAIPIHPNLVHLTLGLFIIAIIFDILGVFFPLEKWLFNFLGIKVERSQLFDVGWYNIFAASVITFFTVGAGFYEMLLAAPPADIKSPWGMLAMPTMMWHGVGGVLLLALMVGMTFWRGWQRYVIGKYEEREVQISYLVVGVIIMLLMYFHGTLGAHLAADFGVHNTADKLLRAGQDINQIFGNR
- a CDS encoding cytochrome c oxidase subunit II, with the protein product MKIRHFLNFLTIVTGAVAVTLTSLWIGKQAYSWLPPQGAAESHLIDDLFSFLVTLGSLIFLGVTATLFYSICFHRAKATDLGDGPHIEGNVTLEVIWTAIPIMLVLWIAGYSYQVYEEMGIQGPSHQIHLHNPMKMETAEAAPDEASEAAVAEDIEHIDVSAKQWAWVFHYPQSNVTSTELHLPSDRRVRLNLHSEDVLHGFFIPAFRLKQDIIPGNDLDFEFTPIRPGAYDLTDSQYSGTYFATMRAKVIVESPSNYQQWLSKAASQTPSPAPNQAASEYALKVENGIDSGWKTVEPAAPPLVNFPG
- the ctaD gene encoding cytochrome c oxidase subunit I encodes the protein MTNIPIHVAGESHHHEPPQTWRTYFSFSTDHKVIGIQYLVTSFIFFLVGGIFAMILRGELITPEADLIDRTVYNGMFTMHGTVMLFLWTFPSLVGMANYLVPLMIGARDMAFPRLNAVAFWMVPVVGILLMASFFVPGGPAQSGWWAYPPVSTQNPTGNLINGQVLWLLAVAISGVSSIMGAVNFVTTIVKMRAPGMGFFRMPLFVWAVFSAQIIQLFGLPALTAGAVMLLLDITVGTAFFDPTKGGNPVMFQHYFWFYSHPAVYVIILPIFGIFSEIFPVYSRKPLFGYKVVAISSMLIAVVSGIVWVHHMYVSGTPGWLRLFFMVTTMFVSIPTGIKVFAWVATIWGGKIRLTTPMLFALGGLVMFVFAGITGIMLSSVPVDVHVNNTYFVVGHFHYVLYGTVTMGMYAAIYHWFPKMTGRMFHEGWGKIHFWLAFIGTNLNFLPMHPLGLQGMLRRAASYAPELVGWNIVASLGSFLLGMSTLPFIFNMLISWMDGEKASANPWRAIGLEWTVSSPPPVENFEEIPIVTCEPYGYGKSELIASSEHE
- a CDS encoding cytochrome c oxidase subunit 3 encodes the protein MDSSISSEELQSHHSHEHEHDEEGNKMFGFIVFLLSESVIFLSFFAGYIIYKTSAVNWLPAGVSGLEIKEPSINTVVLVASSFVIYFAEKALERHDLRTYRLLLFLTMAMGGYFLYGQAVEWSQLEFGFTSGTFGGMFYLLTGFHGLHVFTGILLQLIVLLRSFIPGNFDNGHFGINATSLFWHFVDVIWIVLFLLIYLWQ